CCCTTGTCACACAATTGCTGGTCCtgatccattccaaccccaaccTACCTTACTACCTGGAGACAGACGCATTGGGAGTAGCAATGGGAGCAATACTCAGCCAGAAAGGCCCAGACAACCGGTTACACCCAATCACTtacatgtccaaatccttctcaggagccaaagccaactatgacacccatgataaagagctcctggccatcattgttacactcccttaacatataccactggaattgcctgaactttctgatatttttactatttttccAAACGCTTTACCTTatgttttttaatcacatgatctcagcgcttattatgccaagatgctgcgccaagatgctgtgccaagggcgcttaggagagatccacgcttctgcacagcctgcagcacaatTCTTATTTCAcctatgtacttcttttctcacgtgcacagaccatgtagatagcgcccccttctctatatatacagcagggaaattgcttggagaccccaagtcaattttaccttgtctcatattcattgaggagggattagtcagccagctaagtagctggctcCATCAGTTCTCAGATGTTAACCCCCCACttaacctatcacacctcccaggcctctggcccctttgtatcaacagtagatagacaggtgttgccttaagcaacttaggatagttagtagttagccttaggtagttagattacataagcagtgtagtAGATACGGCCCCAAGCACCTGCTccactagtgtgtacccaccttacagtggtgtacaacaatcatcaaggcattagaggaatggtgtatcttcttggaagcaacagGTAAACCCATCCAGGTGTTTATGGACCACAgaaacttggaatattggatgcaggccagGACTTTCAATTGTAGGCATGCAagatggcgtattttcctaagcaacttcaattttgaaatccactattgcctggggaaacagtcaggaaaacTGGATGCCCTATCAAGGAGATCAGACTACAAAGACATAGCTCAGGGTCCAGAAATAATGCTACCCCTGGAAATGTTTGCCAACATGGGAAtgtcagaagaggaacttgaaATTGTGATGGGAATCCACGCCAAATTAAAGGAAGACCCATCACTGGAACTCATTATCCAGTTCCTTACAGAAGACGCAGACAATGCCCCCCCTTCAATCAGAAAAGCCTACTGGGACTAcaactgggaggaagacttACTTTGGTACCAAGGAAAACTGGTAGTCCCTGACAATAAGGCCATGAAAGAGAAGCTCCTTagagaattccacaactcacccctggcaggacacccaggtcaacagAGAACCCTCAAACTCCTAAGttgcaactactggtggccaggcatgaagtCATCTGCCAAGGAGTGGGTGGACTGTTGCcccacctgccaagccaactgGAGAGCCCATGCACCAGTAATTGCTCTGAAGCCCTTGGAAGTTCCCCCATTTCCCTTCCACACAATCTCCTACAATTttatcacaggattccccaAGTTGCAAGGATTTGATACAATTCTGGTAGTCAtagactccttctccaaatttggccacttcatcccaacaaCTAAGAAATTGTTGGCCAAGGGCCTAGCAGAATTATTTATCTCACACATCTGGAAACTGCATGGATTACCAGTAAAAACAATTTTGGACAGAGGGACTACGtccacagggaaattcctcaGGGCACTGTATCAATGCCTTGGGGTCAAGCCAGCCTTCTTGTTGGCCTACCATCCAGAATCCAACAGACAAACAGAGAGGGTCAAtcaattcattgagttctacctcaggtTGTATGTAGCAGCAGATCATTTGGACTGGGCCACTTGGCTACCACTAGCagaatatgcatacaataaCGCCAAGCATGCTGCCACAGGGAGAACTCCATTTGAACTAGTCTATGGAAGGAACCCAGTCATGAACCTGTCCAACATCCCAgcaaatgtcccagaagccaaCCATGTGGCTGATACCCTTGGCTGTgaatggaaggaggcagAATCCGCCCTACAaatgacaaaggaaaaaATGGCAAGAACCAAAGGCGTAATCCCAGAATTTTCTATTGGAGAAAAAGTATGGCCAGACGCTGAAAATGTTGAAATTTGGtcaaactccaacaagctaGACCCCAAGCGCCTAGGGCCGTTCAAAAtcaccaagaaaatctccagtcaTGTGTACCACCTGGAACTCCCtgaaaccctgaaaatccacaatgtcttctacatAGGATTACTTTCCAAAAGCCACAAGTCACCAAGCCAGCCATTTCCAGAccaaccccctcctgaaacaatagaaggggaagaagaatacaaggtggaacaaatcattgactcaaaaaggcagaagggaaaatggttctacctgatcaaatggaaaggatatggcccagaagacaactcatgggaaccagaagaactcctggaacacagccaagaagaaATTCAATGCTTCAACCAGGCTAGACttaaaaaggcttgtgacgccgccaagagcctttaagggggggcaatgttacatgCCCAAGTTTtgtaccattggaattggacgttttttctgttatttttagtattttttatggacttgatatcttttgttttttaatcacatgatcttggtgcttattactccaagatgccacgccaagatgccatgccaagggcgcttaggagagatccacgcttctgcacagcctgcagcacaatTCTTATTTCACTTgtatacttcttttctcatgcgcacagaccatgtagatagcgcccctttgtctatatatacagcaggaaaattgcttggagaccccaagtcaattttaccttgtctcagattcattgaggaggcaccccagccagctaagtagctggcccccatcTGTCAGAAGTAAATTACCCCCTTTAtctcacctaccacacctcccaggcctaaggccccttgttgatagtagttagcagtaggacACCATAAgtgtcagtagtatagcctagctaagtagattacataagtcttgcttgtagtagtatggccacaagcacctgcctccaccagcatgtacccaccttacagtggtgtacaacacttGTTAATCCATTTCTTCTCCTACTTCAAGGTCTTCCATTTCCACCATCACACCTGGGATCACACcagtaaaatcaacttggtagCCTTGCTCCCTTGCTAcccaagcttcttctgcaGTACCATGAAAGTACTCCTCTAGGGAGGGGGGTGGACAATTGAAGTATGTTGATACCTGGGATCCATGAAGAATGACATGGGCATTTGTCAATGAAACTCCAACAGTATAGAATACTCCAACTGGCTGAAGCAACACCTTTTGATTTTTATGGAAGTCCAGAAAATCAAACTGCCAGATGACCTCCCCAAATGCCATTTCTACTGCCTCACAGACCTTACTCATAGAGGAGTTGAAAATAGCCTCATCTTGAGACACATGAGCCCCTTTGAATGGGGATATGAGATGCCTTGAGAGCCCATAAGCAGGGTTGCAATAGATAACCAGAGGAGAGCCATTGGGAGCATAGGAATACTGTTCAAGGAGTTTTTCAAGGTTACTctgctgaatttatatatatttaaatgagtgagaaaacagcatatatgcaaaagatgtTGCATAATGAGGTTGTTCCTGAGGCTTAGAGGTTTTGccaaggttgcaattggatagagggaccttgagaaccttagtttgcatctttatctcatttgtttactgtagtattacttgaGTAAtcaataaaataagtacagattataggagaaatgtcatatccataacagtgccaagggtgcttaccacaaatccatgcttctgcacagtgcacagcacacttctctttaTCTTTAGAACTTCTTTCTCCCGCACCTTAtctatttgtaaatagcagtcaattgtgtatatatacagcagggaaattgcttggagacaccaagtcaattttaccttgtctacccACCAGACAGGTTCCAGTAGATCAGCTAAGTAGTTGGACCCCCATGGGTCCCTTATTGCACTCAGTAGCCCCCAGCAGATCCTTCCCttcaggcctaaggcctctCCACACTGTCCATAGATAGTTCAGCACTGCCTTAATGTTACAACCTTGAGtcttataccattagaattggacaatttttctgttattttaagcattttttacagacttgatatcttttgttttctaATCATGTGATCCTGGTGCTTAtgatgccaagatgccacgccaagatgctgtgccaagggtgcttaggagaaatccatgcttctgcacagcctgcagcacaatTCTTATTTTACATgtatacttcttttctcacgcacacagaccatgtagatagcgccccttt
The nucleotide sequence above comes from Rhizoctonia solani chromosome 3, complete sequence. Encoded proteins:
- a CDS encoding Retrotransposable element Tf2 protein — translated: MDHRNLEYWMQARTFNCRHARWRIFLSNFNFEIHYCLGKQSGKLDALSRRSDYKDIAQGPEIMLPLEMFANMGMSEEELEIVMGIHAKLKEDPSLELIIQFLTEDADNAPPSIRKAYWDYNWEEDLLWYQGKLVVPDNKAMKEKLLREFHNSPLAGHPGQQRTLKLLSCNYWWPGMKSSAKEWVDCCPTCQANWRAHAPVIALKPLEVPPFPFHTISYNFITGFPKLQGFDTILVVIDSFSKFGHFIPTTKKLLAKGLAELFISHIWKLHGLPVKTILDRGTTSTGKFLRALYQCLGVKPAFLLAYHPESNRQTERVNQFIEFYLRLYVAADHLDWATWLPLAEYAYNNAKHAATGRTPFELVYGRNPVMNLSNIPANVPEANHVADTLGCEWKEAESALQMTKEKMARTKGVIPEFSIGEKVWPDAENVEIWSNSNKLDPKRLGPFKITKKISSHVYHLELPETLKIHNVFYIGLLSKSHKSPSQPFPDQPPPETIEGEEEYKVEQIIDSKRQKGKWFYLIKWKGYGPEDNSWEPEELLEHSQEEIQCFNQARLKKACDAAKSL